The Fibrobacter sp. UWB15 sequence GTCCATCCTTGCGAATCAGCCTGAATATTTTCCAGAAGCCATCGTTGGCAGCCTCGGCCTTCTGCCGTATGGCAGCCTCGACCTCGGAATCATCCTTGGTAGATTCGTAGTAGAAGAACGACTTGTGGATGCCCATCAATCTGCACGCCCGAGTAATGCTGATGTCGTGTTCCTCTGCTATCTCGCCCGCAATCTCCTTGCGGGCCTCGGGCGTCAGAGTTTTTTTTCGATGACCTCGCGGAGAATCTCGTTATCCAGGGCGAGATTGGCGTACATCTTCTTGAGCTTGGCGTTTTCTTCTTCGAGTTCCTTCAGCTTTTTAAGCTGACTAACCTCGAGACCGCCGTACTTCCGTTTCCATTGATAGAGCGTGGCCCTAGATACGTTCAGACGCCTGCAGATTTCGTCCGCAGACACTCCGGCTTCAAGTTCGTTTA is a genomic window containing:
- a CDS encoding transposase, whose protein sequence is MKKLTHSESEIVKSVNELEAGVSADEICRRLNVSRATLYQWKRKYGGLEVSQLKKLKELEEENAKLKKMYANLALDNEILREVIEKKL